Below is a window of Thunnus maccoyii chromosome 16, fThuMac1.1, whole genome shotgun sequence DNA.
gagtgtgtatgtgtgagtgtgtgtgagtgagtgtgtgtgtgtgtgtgagtgtgtgagtgtgagtgtgtgtgagtgagtgtgtgtgtgtgtgtgtgagtgtgtgtgtgtgtgagtgtgtgtgtgtgtgtgtgtgtgtgtgtgtgagtgtgtgtgtgtgtgtgtgtgtgagcgtgtgagcgtgtgagcgtgtgtgtgtgtgagtgagtgtgtgagtgtgtgtgtgagcgtgtgagcgtgtgtgtgagcgtgtgagcgtgtgtgtgagtgtgtgagtgtgtgagtgagtgagtgagtgagtgagtgagtgtgtgagtgtatgtgtgagtgtgtgtgtgagtgtgtgtgtgagcgtgtgagcgtgtgtgagtgtgtgagcgtgtgagtgtgtgtgagtgtgtgagtgtgagtgtgtgagtgagtgtgtgagtgtgagtgtgtgtgtgtgtgagtgtgagtgtgtgagtgagtgtgtgagtgtgagtgtgtgtgagtgtgtgtgagtgtgtgtgtgtgtgagcgagtgtgtgtgtgagcgtgtgagcgtgtgtgagtgtgagtgtgtgtgagtgtgtgtgagtgtgtgtgtgtgtgtgtgagtgtgtgagcgagtgtgtgagtgtgtgtgtgagcgtgtgagcgtgtgtgtgagtgtgtgagcgtgtgagtgtgtgtgagtgtgtgagtgtgagtgtgtgtgtgtgagcgtgtgagtgagtgtgtgagtgtgtgtgagtgggtgtgtgtgtgtgtgtgtgtgtgtgagtgagtgtgtgagtgtgtgagtgagtgtgtgagtgtgtgtgtgagtgtgtgagtgagtgtgtgagtgtgtgtgtgagtgtgtgtgtgagtgtgtgtgtgtgtatgtgtgtgtgtgtgtgtgagtgagtgtgtgagtgtgtgagtgagtgtgtgagtgtgtgtgtgagtgtgtgagtgtgtgagtgtgtgtgtgagtgtgtgtgtgagtgtgtgtgtgagtgtgtgtgtgagtgtgtgtgttacagcctGTTATTAAAGTCATGTTGATGGATTTGTTTCTCCATGAACTCTTCAACTCCGTCTTATCAGTCAAACTatcaacacactcacacactcagaggAATATTTCCCAGCAGCCTCTGCTGTCAGTCATGGCGCTGCAGACCACAGGTGAGCTGAGTTTACCTGAAGGTCAAAGGTCGGTTGTTAAAGTGTCTCAGCTGGACATTGGGGTCAGATcaggtgacctctgacctgtagcCTGACTTCCTTTAGCCgtctgctttttatttatttattgaaaatcAGCGGGAGAATCTGCAGCCACTGGTTGGCGACCCTGTGACCTGCGTTGTCGGGGGCaacagatgtttcttttttaatcagAATCTGATTCATGagtctgttttcattattattatttaacttGCAGGACCATAAAGACTGAAGTCAAAaataagaaacacattaaaactactgtatttaagtaaagTGTTCAGGTActtgtactgtacttgagtatttccatgtgatgctactttctacatttcagagggaaatattgtactttctactccactacatttttttgacagctttagttacttttcagatgaagatttgacacaatggataatataacaagcttttaaaatacaacacattgttaaagatgaaaccagtggtttccaacctttttgtcttttgacgtcttacaaaaagcagtgtgtagtcggggtcacatttcacatgtctatgagttgttaacagctccaccaaatagtgatttttccctctaaacttctcacatgctttcatttcaataaatgttcaaatgatccaatatttcagcaaaaatcaaagattagagaaaaagtccaaaaactgaaaacagatttgtgtatcagaactttgttttttcttctttcctctcccattaatcatctcaccacccctcagatttatctgctgaccctttggagggccccgacccctaggttgggaaccactggactaaactagctaactgtatataaagtagtgtaaactagctccacctccagcagctacaacagtaacatgctgctctaacactgatgcttcactattaataatctaatgatgtcatatataataatatatcagtcagagggaccaaaccactacttttactgcaatactttaactacatcaagctcataatacttatgtacttttactgcaatactttaactacatcaagatcataatacttatgtacttttactgcaatactttaactacatcaagctcataatacttatgtacttttactgcaggaaagtatctgagtacttcttccagcTCTGTGTTTACTGTAAGTATGTATTTGTCTCAGCTTGTCAGATTTAATAAAGGTTCAGTGGTTTGTATTGACGTATTGATTATTGTGCAGCTGAATCAGTTTGTGTGGCTTCAGATTTATTGATCAGATGTTCTCAGGTAgatgctgccacctgctggttctccttcacacactgaaaactgtcacattttaaatgttcagtgtTGTTCAGTGATTATTGAACACGGAACAGACGagataaaacactttgaatgCATATATCTAAATGAACATTAGACACATTTAATGTACAAAAATCACTAAATAACTAAACTCATGTTGCAAAACTAGCTGCAAAATCACAAAGCATGTGACAGTTGTTTCGTTATGAAAATGGGAAAGCAGCACAGTCACACGTGTAAGCAGAGCTTTCCTCTCCACAGCTGTGATTGGTCGACTGTGATGCAGGTATAAAGAGTTAAAACGTGTTTCAGATGCAGGTCACCAAACCGTCAACAACATTTAatcagcagaagaagagagtcAGTTATTATCtcagattatattttatttcagaccTGAAGGACGACAGAAATCAGCTTTACTCATCTGATAGATAacaaactcttcttcttctcctgtcaGCAGCACAAACTGTCACCATACTACATTACCCAGAATGCCCTGCAGCGTGTGAGTGTCCTCAGCTGCCACTGGAGGGAGTCAGATCCAACAGATCAGCAGACCTGAACCCTGCAGATCATCATTGATCAGGTTTATTTATCAAACTGattaaagtcacattttaaactgcaataaaagataaaattctTTACGTTTAGtcacaaatttgagaataaaagtgtaaaagtcAGTCAGATGTCTGCAGGTGATCCTCCATGACTGTTTCTGTCTGATCAGACTCAATATCATTGATCAGGATCAATAACACAAAGCAACAGTAACAAGAGTCTTTTTACTCTGTTATTTGattttgaacatatttttaattcaatatttatcaaacaaacaaccagaacaaatatttttctctttttctctaatctttgatttttgctgaaatattggatcatttgaacatttattgaaatgaaagcatgtgagaagtttagagggaaaaatcactatttggtggagctgttaacaactcatagacatgtgaaatgtgaccccgactacacactgctttttgtaagacgtcaaaagccaaaaaggttggaaaccactggtttcatctttaacaatgtgttgtattttaaaagcttgttatattatccattgtgtcaaatcttcatctgaaaagtaactaaagctgtcaaataaatgtagtggagtagaaagtacaatatttccctctgaaatgtagaaagtagcatcacatggaaatactcaagtaaagtacaagtacctcacaACTTGTACAtcagtaaatgtactgagttactttccactactgtgtgtttgtcacacTGATATTAAACATGTTCAATATGTTCATGTGCAACAATCTGATCTGTAGAGTGAAGTGTTGATCACATGACCTTCATCACGTCtgtccattgtgtgtgtgtgtgtgtgtgtgtgtgtgtgtgtgtgtgtgtgtgtgtgtatgtgtgtgtatgtgtgtgtgtatgtgcatgtgtgtgtgtgtgtgtgtgtgtgtgtgtgtgtgtatgtgtgtgtgtgtgtgtgtgtgggggggggttaTTTCCTGTCTGAACATCTGAAACAGGAAGACTAGTATGTAAACAAAGAGCAACGGTTTCCTGTCCTACAGAAACCTCTCATCATATCTGGTATGTGGACGTCTACTCAAAGTATTGATTACGGAGGTCGTCCaaatatttttggccatataGGAGCTCAGAGACCAACACAAGATAAAATCTgtgaaactttatttatttattctaaaaaaaCCTTCATTGAgcaagaaattaaaaaagtttaattttctgacattagaTGTTTTAATTTCTTCAGTTTGAAGAAATCCGCCCCCTTCGCTCTACCTATCAATCAACAGCTGAAACTGCagtcttaaaaataaaaactaatataCAAACTCAAAAACCTAATTTATATACTTCAGACTTTAAGTACAAATAAGAATAAACCTTCAGAGCTTCGTTATAACAACAATAtattcattacatttacatttaaatgttgcattttgaaaaaatattcttttatgTGCCAATCAATACATCTATTTCACTCTTTTGTCTTTAAATAATTCACactcaaaatgtattaattaattgatcaattttaattgattaattgattacgtttttaaaaaaaccttgTCTTGTGTTATTTCCAGGTCACTAATTGgacaatttaaattaaataaaccaGTTGTTAATTAATGAATCAATCTATTGACAGCTTTCTAAATGTTTGTACTcagttataattaattaatgaaaacatcaggtgagtggacaaaataatagaaacaccCCTAAGTTTGAACCAATTTAATACTTAAAATcaaactgtgtgttttcagagtgCTGCCTGTCAGACGGAGCTCAGGGATTACTGACAGAAGCCTGTAACTCATAAACAAGTCAaactttataaaaacattttcatctgacAGCGAGCTGTAAATGTTGTCACTAATGATGTCACTGTCGCACAGCCATGGTGATACGCCCTCGACCAATCACAGCTCAGCTCCCTCATGTTGTCGTCTTCTCATTGGCTGTTTCGAAGGAATCCTTGCCGTCCTTGCTGTCCATGTCCATCTTCTCCGCTTTCTTCATGGCGCGTTTCTTCGACCGCCTCATCAGGCAACACTTCACCGTCACCGCGATGACCACCACCAGCACGATCAGCGCAGCCACGGCAACAATCACCCAGATCAGGTTGCCTGTGCACACTTGCGAGTCCTCGTCATGGTATTCCCCGTCCTGGTCAGAGCAGACACACTTGTAGGAGCCCTGTGTGTTCAggcaggtgtgtctgcaggggccgccaccgccgccgcaCTCATCAATGTCCACACAGTTTCCAGAAGTGTCTTTCTTAAAGCCGTCGATGCACGGCAGACAGATGGCGGTGAAGTTGGCGGGAGAGTCGTCCTGCAGACGCCACACGGCAGGACGGCCCGAGCAGTGCAGCTCCAGCTTGACCGACGACCAGCACTCCACCAGGATCCTGCTGCTGTCGTTCGGGTGCAGACTGAGGGAGCGAATGGAGGCGACTGGGTGGATGCACGAGTCCGACTCTGGTCCAGCGTCAGGCTCAGGTTCTGGTTCAGGTGTAGCTGGTTTAGATTCAGGTGTAGGTGGTTTAGATTCAGGTGTAGGTGGTTTAGATTCAGGTGTAGGTGGTTTAGATTCAGGTGTAGGTGGTTTAGATTCAGGTGTAGCTGGTTTAGATTCAGGTGTAGGTGGTTTAGATTCAGGTGTAGCTGGTTCTGGTGTTAGGTCCTCAGGTCTCCGTACTGTCTGTCCGTCTGCCAGCTTGCAGATGAACTGGCTCTCGGTCTTACAGCTGACGGAGAGCAGACCCCAGCTGCTGACAGTCGACCTGTTTAACTCCCCTGTCAGTACCGCGCATCGAACCGTGGTGCAGGTTCCCTTTGGCTCCTCCTTCCAGCGGCTCATCTCCATCTCCTCGCCACCGTCCGCCATCCACTTGAACCCTTTCAGTGGCAGCTCGGACACGATGCACTCGTTCTTGGGCTTCTGCAGTCCAACCCAGTAGGTGAATCTTGTCTTCTCCAGAGGTGACCCTGAGGAGACCAGCTGGAGGACGTCGGCGACCTCCTGCTTGGTTGCGAGCGTGGTGAGGACACCAGGGGAACACTTAATTTTGGCCTGATCGAAGCTGACCTCATTGCGGTTGAGGATGTATTTTGGCGTCGAGGCCGGCTCAGCAGAGACGCCTCTGAGCAGGGTGATGATCCACAGGTAAATGCAGCAGGAGCTCAGCCAAGACGCCATCTTCTCTGACTCCtcctctgatgatgtcactctgtAAAAACAGAGACGATTACAGGAAAAGTTTTTAACAACAGACGGACACCAAGCtcaaatatttacagaaaatttGCTTGTGATAATTTCGGGTTAAAGACGGTGATTTTAACCAAAGAAAGATGGTCTGACAGCATCTGAAACCTCTCTGACGTCTGATTCAGAGACTCTGTGTCTGACAATCTGACATCACACCTACCTGATGCAGTGATTGGTCACATGTGTGGAAGTGGGTTTGACCTTCCCTAAAAAGCTTTCTTCTTTAATTTTTCACACTTGTGTTATTTCTCATGGAAGCCAATTAGTGCAGTACTATGACTGTgatccaggagagactgtctgaaggCTCTAATATCCATATTTGTAGGATTCACAGCAtcaagacaacaaaaacaatctcaaaaattaaatataaaatactaaCGAAATAACATTTTAAGTTGTTTCCCACAGAGACGATATTCTCTATCACATTATGCAGACGATACTCAACTCTACAGTATTCTTTCTTCAACTGAATCACTGCATTGATCACATTAATGATTGGATATTCTCTCTCCAACTTGACAAACTAAAGTCTTTGTTTTTGGTCGTAGTCGTTAGCGACcacatgaatcattttaatcatCTTTTAATCACAGGAGTAATAAGAGACCTGATGTCTAAAGCATGCATTTCTTATCAGACGACTGTGAGGTCAGATATATCAGAGCTGAGGGACAGTTTCTCAGTTATAATTATGACTTTGATGTTCACAAGATGTTCACAAGTTAGAAACTGGTAATCACCTGAACATGAGGTGAATGAAGAGCTGTACTTCAACTCTGCCTTCAATTAAATCTGAAAACTTAagattattatataattattttccaTGTTTCCTAATGTCACTGCCTCCAGTCAGCTCTAATATGTAGAAaccatataaaaaatataaaattacagtGCGTACCACACTGCAAATCACTGGgttcaaatttgacccgtttttGGTCCATATAGCGGCAACATGTGAGGTTAACTTTAACAATCTGTTACTGTGAGtcagtgttacacacaacaagcttcaGCTACAAACTGTCACAgatttattgtttcttgtacaaatCGATGTGCAGATGACgttcaaaagatacacaagttattaacaatcaatatcaaacaaacatgtcagtttaaaaagaaaagagtagattataacaagctttagtttggctatataataaaaaaaataacaataaaaagggcacaaaacaacattaaccCAGTATTGTGTCGCTGCTCTATCGACCCAAACTGGGTCAAACTTTAACTCGGTGGTCGTTAGTGTGTTTATATATCAAAGACTCAAAGATTGCACAGAGAACAGTGCACAGTGAAATGTTTGGTTATCCATAAAATAGAGACaaatacaaagacattttaaataggaacattattattattacattattattcaggAGAAAATGGAACAATAAGGGGCAAAAAA
It encodes the following:
- the clec14a gene encoding C-type lectin domain family 14 member A isoform X1 — encoded protein: MTLDKALDMSDAALRVTSSEEESEKMASWLSSCCIYLWIITLLRGVSAEPASTPKYILNRNEVSFDQAKIKCSPGVLTTLATKQEVADVLQLVSSGSPLEKTRFTYWVGLQKPKNECIVSELPLKGFKWMADGGEEMEMSRWKEEPKGTCTTVRCAVLTGELNRSTVSSWGLLSVSCKTESQFICKLADGQTVRRPEDLTPEPATPESKPPTPESKPATPESKPPTPESKPPTPESKPPTPESKPPTPESKPATPEPEPEPDAGPESDSCIHPVASIRSLSLHPNDSSRILVECWSSVKLELHCSGRPAVWRLQDDSPANFTAICLPCIDGFKKDTSGNCVDIDECGGGGGPCRHTCLNTQGSYKCVCSDQDGEYHDEDSQVCTGNLIWVIVAVAALIVLVVVIAVTVKCCLMRRSKKRAMKKAEKMDMDSKDGKDSFETANEKTTT
- the clec14a gene encoding C-type lectin domain family 14 member A isoform X3 — translated: MASWLSSCCIYLWIITLLRGVSAEPASTPKYILNRNEVSFDQAKIKCSPGVLTTLATKQEVADVLQLVSSGSPLEKTRFTYWVGLQKPKNECIVSELPLKGFKWMADGGEEMEMSRWKEEPKGTCTTVRCAVLTGELNRSTVSSWGLLSVSCKTESQFICKLADGQTVRRPEDLTPEPATPESKPPTPESKPATPESKPPTPESKPPTPESKPPTPESKPPTPESKPATPEPEPEPDAGPESDSCIHPVASIRSLSLHPNDSSRILVECWSSVKLELHCSGRPAVWRLQDDSPANFTAICLPCIDGFKKDTSGNCVDIDECGGGGGPCRHTCLNTQGSYKCVCSDQDGEYHDEDSQVCTGNLIWVIVAVAALIVLVVVIAVTVKCCLMRRSKKRAMKKAEKMDMDSKDGKDSFETANEKTTT
- the clec14a gene encoding C-type lectin domain family 14 member A isoform X2, encoding MFRVTSSEEESEKMASWLSSCCIYLWIITLLRGVSAEPASTPKYILNRNEVSFDQAKIKCSPGVLTTLATKQEVADVLQLVSSGSPLEKTRFTYWVGLQKPKNECIVSELPLKGFKWMADGGEEMEMSRWKEEPKGTCTTVRCAVLTGELNRSTVSSWGLLSVSCKTESQFICKLADGQTVRRPEDLTPEPATPESKPPTPESKPATPESKPPTPESKPPTPESKPPTPESKPPTPESKPATPEPEPEPDAGPESDSCIHPVASIRSLSLHPNDSSRILVECWSSVKLELHCSGRPAVWRLQDDSPANFTAICLPCIDGFKKDTSGNCVDIDECGGGGGPCRHTCLNTQGSYKCVCSDQDGEYHDEDSQVCTGNLIWVIVAVAALIVLVVVIAVTVKCCLMRRSKKRAMKKAEKMDMDSKDGKDSFETANEKTTT